In Deltaproteobacteria bacterium, the sequence CGCCATGATGCTGTTGGCGAGCGTGGTCGCGGTCGCAGCGGTGGCGGGCACCGCGGCCGCGCCACCGCCCGCGGACGACCCCTGACGAGCATCGTGCGACGGTCGGCCACGAGGTCGCGTCGTGGGGGACGAACGGGCGCCAAGACGGCGTCCGTGCGGGAGCTCCAGCGATGTTCGACCACCGGACCCAACACCTCCTCGCGCGCCTGCGCCCCCTGGGGCCGCTGCTCGCGGCGCTGCTCGCCTGCGACGTCGGCCCCGGCGACGACGCGGCCGCCGAGGGTGAAGCAGCCGGCTCCAACGCCGACGCCGCGGACTCCGGCGCGTCGCAACCGACCGACTGCGACGCGAACGTCGGCGATGGCGTCACCCAGTGCACGCTCGAGACCTGCGCTGCGGGCAGCTACTGCGAGGTCGACGGGATCTGCTCGTCCGGGTGTCGCAGCTCGCTGAACTGCGGCAGCGGCGAGTCGTGCGATCTGCGTGCGCCGGCGCCGAACGCCGACGACACCTTCGAGATCGGTGTGTGCCGTGTGCCGGGGCCGTGGTGTGGCGTCGCCACCGGCGCGAGCGACGACGACGGGTCCGACAGCGCGGCCCCCAGCTGCGAGCCCGTGCAGGGCAACTATGCGATGTTCCTCGACACCGACTCGCCGTCGGCCTGCGACGACGCGTTCTCGGGCCTGACGATGTGTTCGGTCGCGCAGGACGGCTGCGCGCTGACGTGGGGCTGCGACACGAACTTCGGCCTGAACTTTCCGCCGGGGCTTCTCGACGGCAACGTGTATCAGGGCAGCGGCATGATCATGGGGGTGCCGTTCGCGTGCACGGTCGAGTTCGCGTGGACGCAGAGCAGCGCGCTCACGTTCTCGTGCTCGGCCAACTTCGGGCAGGCGGTGGTGTGCAACGGCTGGGGTGTATGAGGGCGGCCGATGCCTCGCGTCAGCCGTCGAACAGCCCCAGCTGCCGCGACGGCGGCGGCTCGCGCGGCACGGCGCGGCGTTGCTGGGCCGGCAGCAGCGCGCGCGCGAGCGCGGCCTCGCGGCGAAAGAAGCCCTCGGTGTGGAAGGTGTCGCGCAGGCGCAGCAGCTCGAAGTCGAAGTGGTGACACAGCTCGTGCAGCAGCGTGCGCACGAAGCTGCGGTAGGCGACCGGTCGATGGTGCGCCGCGGTTCGCATCCACACGCGGATGACGGCGCTGCCGTCCTCGTCGCGCTCGTACAGGCCGTGGAGCTCGCCGCTGCGATCGCTGGGGCGATGCGCGAGCACGCGGACCACCACCGGCGTGGCGCCCAGCTGCGTGCACAGTCCGGCCGCGAGCGCGCGCGCGCCGGCGCCGGTGCGCCGTCGATCGTCGGCCGCGAGCCCGTGCTCGATGGTCGCGAGCGCGGCCTGCAGTGCACCGGCGTCGGGCACCGCGAGCGTGACCACCGCGTCGCTCTTGCGGTAGGTCGCGCGGTCGCGGCTCGACAGCCGTTGGTAGTAGGCGAAGCGCGACGGCGGCCCGGGCACGGCGCCCCGAGGATAGCGCGACCTCGCGGGGGCGCACGCCGGCGTCACAGCAGCGGCGAGACCACCCGCGCGGCGCCCTCGCCGACGCGCTGCCACCAACGTCGGGTCTCGCGCATCGCGAGGGTGACCTCGCGCGCGGCGGTGAGGTCCTCGATGAAGCGGATGCCGAGCGCGCGGGTGACCTCGGCGTCGTAGAACATGGCGATCACCTCGTAGTTGAGGTGGAAGCTGCGCACGTCCATGTTGGCGGAGCCGACCAGCGCGACGTCGTCGAACAAGGCGTACTTCGCGTGCAGCATGCCGCCGTGGTACTCGAACACGCGCGCGCCCGACTCGAGCAGCTCGTCGTAGTAGCTCGACGCTGCGAACGCGACCAGCCGTGAGTCGTTGGCCGCCGGCGTGGGTACCAACACCCGCACGTCGACCCCGCGCAGTGCCGCGGTGCGGATCGCCAGCAGCAGCGGATCGTCGGGCACGAAGTAGGGCGTCACGATCCACACGCGAGCGGTGGCGATCGCGATGCTGGCGACGACCTGGGTCGCGATGGCTTCGTCGTTGGGCGCGTCGGGGCCGCTCGGGATCACCTGCATGAGTGCGCCCTGTCGCGTGGGCGGTCGTGGCGGCAGCGCCTGGAACGGATCGCCGGCCCGCAGCCGACGCTCGCGCTCGCGCTCGCCCCCGGTCCGAGGCCCGCGACGCCGGGGTCGCCTGGCGTCGAGGTCCCGCAGCTCCTGCGGCAGCTGGCCGTGGGTGTCGAGCACCTGGCCCGTCGACGACAGCCAATCCTCGAGGAACACCGCGTCGAGCCCGAGCACCGCGTCGCCGCGCACCTCGACCATCAGGTCGCGCCAGCGTCGGTCGTCGAGCTGGCCGGCGTACTCGTCGCCGACGTTGACCCCGCCGATGAAGCCACAGCGACCGTCGACCACCACGATCTTGCGGTGGTTGCGGAAGTTGAGCCGCGAACGCCACGGTCGCCAGCCCAAGCGCAGCTTGCCGAAGCGCGCCACCTCACCGCCGGCCTCGAGCAGCGGGCCGAAGTGCCGCGCGCCGACACCGACGCTGCCCATGTCGTCGACCAACACGCGCACGCGCACCCCCGCGCGGGCACGTGCGGCCAGGCGCATCACGAGGTCGCGACCGGTGTCGTCGTCGTGCCAGATGTAGAACAGCAGGTGGATGAACGACTCCGCGCCGTCGATCGCCGCGCGCATGGCCGCGAAGATGCCCTCGGGATCGGACAGCACGCGCACGTCGACCGCGCGACGCACGGGCGCCGCCGCGGTCGCGATCGCCAATCGCACCAGGCCCCGCGGCAGCGGCGGCAGCTCGTCGGGCTGCGCGGCGACGGTGGCGACGCCCCGCAGCGCCTCGATGGGCCGCACGATGCGGCGCTGGCGGACCTTGCGACGGCGCCGCACGCTGCGGCTCAGCAGCATGTACGCCAGCAGCCCCAGCACGGGCACGAACACCAGCGCGAGCACCAGCGCCAAGGTGGTGGTCGGACGGCGGCGCTCGAGCACCACCACCGTCGAGATGGCGATCGCGTAGGCCACGAACGCGACCTCGAGCGCGACCGCGGTGTGATCCGCCCACCACGACGCGGCCATCAGCACGGCCAACGGCGTGGCCACTGGCATGGCGAGGGGCACGCGCCGGCATGATAGACCAAGCCGCCGCCGGCGCCCGGCGTCGGGCTCACGACGCCGGGGCGTCGCAGATCGGGCTGTCGAGGCTGGCGGCGATGCAGGCCGGCTCGGCGCCGTCGCCGAGCCACGCGGTGCGGCACGCCAGGGCCGCGGGCTCGTCGTGCAGTGCGTCGTGGCAGCGGGCCTCGCAGTCGTCGAGGGTGGTCCATGTCGCGCCGTCGCCACACGCGGCGTCGAACGCCTGGCAGTACGCGGCGCACGTCCGCGCCGGCAACGGGCGTGCGATGGCGGCCGGGGTCACCGTCCGATCACGATCGGGGCGCGGCGCCACCGCGCGTGCCCACGCGTCCGGCGGGTCGACGCCGTCGAACGCCGCCGCGCCCGTCGTCGCGTCGTCGTCGTCGAGGGCCAGCTGCTCGGGCTCGACGGGCGCGCACGCGAGCAGCGCGAGCCCGCTCCACCAGGTCGCGATACGCCCGGCGAAGGCCAGCGGTCGTGGACCCGTGCGCGTCACGGCGTCCCCATCGACCGAAACCGTCCGGCATTGAGCCGCGGGTTGCTTCCGGGCTACGCTTGCGCCCGCAAGATGCCGTCGTTGTTGCAGGTGCTGCACGATGCGACCGGGCACGGTGCGATGGAGATCGTGCTCGAGCCCGACCGACACCCGACGCTGCGCACGTCGCTGGGCGTGGAGACGATGGACACCGTGCTGGCGGAGAGCGAGCTCTTCGATGCGCTCGCCGGTGTGCTCGGCCCCGACCAGCAGGCCGAGCTCGCGGTCGGCAACGTGGTCGAGTTCCAGGTCCACGACGGCGTCGCGCGCTGGCAGCTCGTGGCGGAGGCCGGTCGCGACGGCGTGGTCGTGCGCGGCCGCACCGGCGAGGCCGCGGTGGCGGAGGTCGGCGTGCCGCTCGAGCTACCGCCGCTGCGTCGCACCGAAGGCGCGCCGATCGCCGGCGGTGCAGTGCCCGGGCCCCGCAAGACCCGCGACACCGCGTGGGACCTGCCCGCGGTCACCACGACGCCACCACCCA encodes:
- a CDS encoding PLDc N-terminal domain-containing protein; translated protein: MPLAMPVATPLAVLMAASWWADHTAVALEVAFVAYAIAISTVVVLERRRPTTTLALVLALVFVPVLGLLAYMLLSRSVRRRRKVRQRRIVRPIEALRGVATVAAQPDELPPLPRGLVRLAIATAAAPVRRAVDVRVLSDPEGIFAAMRAAIDGAESFIHLLFYIWHDDDTGRDLVMRLAARARAGVRVRVLVDDMGSVGVGARHFGPLLEAGGEVARFGKLRLGWRPWRSRLNFRNHRKIVVVDGRCGFIGGVNVGDEYAGQLDDRRWRDLMVEVRGDAVLGLDAVFLEDWLSSTGQVLDTHGQLPQELRDLDARRPRRRGPRTGGERERERRLRAGDPFQALPPRPPTRQGALMQVIPSGPDAPNDEAIATQVVASIAIATARVWIVTPYFVPDDPLLLAIRTAALRGVDVRVLVPTPAANDSRLVAFAASSYYDELLESGARVFEYHGGMLHAKYALFDDVALVGSANMDVRSFHLNYEVIAMFYDAEVTRALGIRFIEDLTAAREVTLAMRETRRWWQRVGEGAARVVSPLL